The window TATAACTGTCACTTCcaaataaagatatagtgaatgATAAGTGATTATCTTAGATAATATAGGGATTGAAAACGAATTTAAAAAGAGCGTATTTCAAGAAATGGAGCAACTGGCTTCAGAAACAAAACACAGCAAAGTCCATAAAAGTGAAAAAACATTCTGGTCAGGTAAAACCATTCCCTGTGATATCGTCTAAGACGCACTACAACAAGAGGCACCCTATCTGCTGAACAGAGTTCCACAGAAAAATGCCTCTTGGAGCACATATCTGATTTGGCTAAGTATCGTCATTCCAGAGAAAGAAGAACCGaaacgaaagaaagaaagaaaaaactcgaTCAAGCAAGAGGCATATtatacaagaaaacatattacCGCATCAGGAACTCGAAGATACTTGATTGTGTTACCACGGATATAACATTCGGGCATTCTCCAAAACCTGTCTCCGTCCTACAATGTAATCAAGCAGCAACGTATCAGAGTCTCAAACTACACAAAATCTCATTACGGAacagacaaaataaaaaaaaaatttaaaaaaagataaCCTTTGATGTACAGATGACTTCACGCAGATGGATGTTCATCCAAGTATCACAATTCACCAAATGCCCATTGTAGGTCTCTCCATTCTTAAGCTCGACAAGCTACCAAAACAATTCAATCATCAAAAAGATGCAAACTTTAAGCAATTGCACACAACTATcataatgcaaaaaaatatataaacccttTAACGCAACATCTCAAATTTAAACAGTGCTCGCTCAAACTCAGCTCCCatacaaaagacaaaataaataatcaagGATGGAAATTTCACTAACCATAGGATGGCCTTGAGCAGTTTTGAGGAGCGAAAGAGGAAgctaaaacaaatcaaaacaaaacaaaaaagttaagagtcagaatttgaaataatagtGAAGAAAACAAGACGGAACGAAAAAACAAACCCTAAGTCCATCACGCAACTTACCATCTTCTCAGATTAGAAGCTTCACGGATCCGTAAAATAAACCTGGGAATATAACATAAAACTATCCATAAGATGCGGAAGAACCTAATAaagtaaaacagaacaaaaccctagtttggctacttcaaaaatttcaaaacaaaggGAGAAACCTTGCTATATACTTAGTAGATCGGCTTCCTCTTCCACGGGAGAAGATGAAAGCgattggaagaagaaagagagatcgaAGATTAGAGGGAGGCGACGAAACTTCGAAATCTGTTTGCTTTCTTCGACTTCTCGTTGACAGTGAGAGGGATTTCTAATGAATAAAATGATTAATGAATCGCGCtgttctttttagttttaggtCAATTGTGAAACTTTTAGTGATTTGCACTCGAGCCCCcttaactttataataatttcgTGTTTTCCTTGTATTTAACtctagatataaatatataccaaTTTGTCAACAAATCCGATGTCGTCCAGCGGTTAGGATATCTGGCTTTCACCCaggagacccgggttcgattcccggcaTCGGagctttttacttttatttttgcctGCTGTCTTTTTATACTAATATTATCACCAGCAGGCAGCAGTTTGAAATGGTTAATCAGGAGTCTGGAGGAAAATAATAAATCTGTAATATGTTATTGATGAAATTAATTTACATCACCAATGTCACTTTGGATACAATTTACCTAACACACTGTTAAAGCTATTTGCAACCCACAATATTTCACACCTGTCTAAATTAGCAAACCAACTGGAACGTGCTTGACCTTAGACCATCGCCAGTAACTTATCTTAATCAAATTCTCGACCAGACAACTGCGTAATCGTCAACATTTAACTGGTTTCAGCACATGAAAAGCTGATAGTCAGGTTCCTGAGTAGTTCCGACATTCAAGTAATTGACATCAACTGCCGTTGTTCCCAAATCATCTGATGGAGAAGGATAAGACAGAAATTTACAATAGATCATAGTTCTGTAAGAGATATTTGAGTTCAAGTCTAATCAAAATGTGATATACAATGAAGCAAATAGAGGATAAGTGAGATGAGAGAAGGCTTAGAGTTGTTCAAACCTTCGTATATTGTTCTTACAAACTGAACATACTTAGGGATAAGATCCCGGTATATGATTCCATCTGGGTGCGCATCAAGCACCACAAGTACACCTATGGATCAATTAAACATTACAGTTGCTTCACGCGATTCAAAAGAACGTAACACAAGAGAAATTTCTGGAATGAACAAGAGTAGTCATAGATACGTTTGTACGAATCAAAAGGAATGTTAGACCGAAGGTCATGAAAGGAAAAGTGTTCAGATTTTTAGGAAAGTTCTTTTTTATTACTCTCGGAGATGACAAGAGAAGTAATGATACCTAGAGCAACCCAACCTGGACTAGAGTTGCTGGGTAATGGTGCCAGCCATAGGATATTCCTCAAGTTCATTGAATCATCGTACGTCACATCAGATCCTAACACAAAAgaagttacaattataaaactGAAGATTCAAGGGATTTTTGTGACCATTTCTGTATTTCAATGCAAGAAAAATCACAGTCACATGGACAAGAACACAAATTACCTCTCTGGCAATATCCCATGTTGTAAGGAAACACTTTCTTGTCATAAGCTGGATACTCTTTAGCATGAAACCTACCATCAGCAGAAGATACTGATCAACAACANNNNNNNNNNNNNNNNNNNNNNNNNNNNNNNNNNNNNNNNNNNNNNNNNNNNNNNNNNNNNNNNNNNNNNNNNNNNNNNNNNNNNNNNNNNNNNNNNNNNNNNNNNNNNNNNNNNNNNNNNNNNNNNNNNNNNNNNNNNNNNNNNNNNNNNNNNNNNNNNNNNNNNNNNNNNNNNNNNNNNNNNNNNNNNNNNNNNNNNNNNNNNNNNNNNNNNNNNNNNNNNNNNNNNNNNNNNNNNNNNNNNNNNNNNNNNNNNNNNNNNNNNNNNNNNNNNNNNNNNNNNNNNNNNNNNNNNNNNNNNNNNNNNNNNNNNNNNNNNNNNNNNNNNNNNNNNNGATTCCATCTGGGTGCGCATCAAGCACCACAAGTACACCTATGGATCAATTAAACATTACAGTTGCTTCACGCGATTCAAAAGAACGTAACACAAGAGAAATTTCTGGAATGAACAAGAGTAGTCATAGATACGTTTGTACGAATCAAAAGGAATGTTAGACCGAAGGTCATGAAAGGAAAAGTGTTCAGATTTTTAGGAAAGTTCTTTTTTATTACTCTCGGAGATGACAAGAGAAGTAATGATACCTAGAGCAACCCAACCTGGACTAGAGTTGCTGGGTAATGGTGCCAGCCATAGGATATTCCTCAAGTTCATTGAATCATCGTACGTCACATCAGATCCTAACACAAAAgaagttacaattataaaactGAAGATTCAAGGGATTTTTGTGACCATTTCTGTATTTCAATGCAAGAAAAATCACAGTCACATGGACAAGAACACAAATTACCTCTCTGGCAATATCCCATGTTGTAAGGAAACACTTTCTTGTCATAAGCTGGATACTCTTTAGCATGAAACCTACCATCAGCAGAAGATACTGATCAACAACACTAGTTAAAATCTAGTTCAACCTTGTAACTATTTCTAGAAACTTCTTCCATAAATCACTACATATGTTCAACTTCTAGAAATATTGCAACAAGGGTGATAAGAATCAGAAACCATTCTTTATTTATTGATCATGAACTGTTGGTTACattcaagaacaaaagagaacGAACCAAAGCCTAAAGGCTCCCACAATTAACTAAATGGTAAAGACCTCCTCAATGATCCTTCCTTGTTACTATTTCAAGTGTGTAATGCATATTAAGAAGACTTACAGTATCCCAAGGCGTCCAGTATCTGAGGCAAGAAATAAGTGACCATGGAACAAATCATATCTACTCAATGACACATTCAGTCCAACACTAGGTCCCCTAGATTCAATTAGTTGAAACAAGAACTCGAAATATGAGTTCACTTCCTGTTCATTAGCATCATCAATCAGAACATAACAccatgagattttaaaaaaaaaacaccaaaaatgattcgaaaaaaaaatagctttttACCTCTGCTATAAACTGACGACCATATGGAGTTCTTGTGAGCtggcatttattttttcttgattgttCAACATCAGGAACCTACAGCACGTAAACCGAGTTTAATTAAACCAATTCAATTCAACGACAATATCCACAATCAAACGAACAAAGAACAAACCGGGATCACTTTGGGATCGAGAGTTCGCTGGATTGAACCGGGATCACCACCGGAATCAACAGCGAGACGAGCAAGTTCCAGAATCGGCTCCGGTGGCCACCAGACAAGAGAATTCTCATCTTCAACCTTGCTCCGCTTCTCAACGGCTTCGATTTTACCTGAACAGAGTCCAGTGCGAAGCGAACATCGTCCGAATTCGGGTTTAGGTTTATCCGGTTTGAAAGGGACGAGGAATTTGAGACACGATTTGATATCTCGAGATACGATCGGGTTAAGGGACGACGCAGCGTAGGATGGTCCGAGAACGGAGATAAGATCGTCGGCGGTGGCTTTTGGCAACGACGACGGAGCATGGGAAGCGGAGTGGagtttgaaggaagaagatgctgcgatggagaaggagatgaagatggTGAAACGAAGAGGTATGTATGAATTCACCATCGTCGCGTCCTTCCTCTGATTCTTTGGTGAATCCACATTATCTCTTTCAAGTTATGGGAGAGAAAAGGACAGTTAGGTAAGAGTGAGCAAATTTGATTTTTCGTTAATCAAAGAAAGAAGCCATTATTAATTAGGGACAAGCAATCAAATtcgtgttttctttcttttattccaTTTCGGCTCATTAATAAACCCGTTAAGAGGTACTAAGGCCCGACCCACTAAAGTACGATCTGATCATCTTGTTAATTTTAACATCCCACAAGATAAATCAAAGTCAAATTTACACACATCGTTTTCATTATCATTTTTCAATCAGTTTTATCAAACACAAGTTTGGTTATAGTAGTCTAATAATCTGCAACAAgattaaaaggttttaaatttaCTTTCTTCGATTTTAGAACTAATTAATGATGTGAAAAATACTGAACcaattcttattatgattccaaaacaaaattagatttcGAAAGAGTAAAACGTATCTTACTAGTATTACAAAACATCTCAcgcaaatatacaaatataatactataatcTAATACATATTCTATTCGATTCAATTAAAtgttgttttggtattttttacatgaatttaatatactaatttttattttatatatccttaattaaaatatagtCGATTTTTAGTGGgattattggtttgagatttgaatagagttttaaagattttaaatgttactTAAAATCTGTTTTTATTAGATCAAgtttttgttaaactctgttaaagtttagtattattagtttctgatttgtaaaaagtcatttaaaatcttaacaaaattgggttattggattcaaacttttataaagtcattaatgtgttattcaattaaaacaaaagaatataggattgttaatgaattcaattattatgttattggttcatgattttaaacactttctttactaaataaaaacatggaaagtatcacaaaaatactaGCATTGTTTGGAttactttacaagattttagataactaatcaacaaaactctctagcaatctttaaccatctttcacttattcacttttaatgattttgttgaactgtttaaaaatctttataaattagaatccaataacacccccttaaaCTTAGTTttcgttttacatttttttaatgagataaaattaaatattctcatatcaacttaacaaaaaattaagtgAATCGAATTCGGATGAAACTAACCTGTGACGATCTAAATGAGTTATcgagtttttttataaaaagcagaaaaataaatcataaatattaaatgtgATCTCCAAACAATACTTCACCATCATTCTCCAAAACTAAATCCGTGACGatcatatatattctctttATCATATCAAACCAAACTGCAGCGTGATTCACTGAAAAATCAATTATGAACAAATATATCAATCTTCAACAAATATCTTCATTACCGAACTAATCCTGAATTTGAGTCACGTAATCGATTTCCAAATCAAAAatctcattaattattttactaaacTAACAAACCTCATATAATTCGAATTTAAAGAGaatataccctaaaactaacaTAATCGAGTGATTGATCTACGTCTACCTATAAATACAACTTAGTCAAAGTTGAATTCATCATACCTTCGACAAAGCTTATCAATCGTAATATTCATTATTCAAGACTTCCGATTTCTAAATCACAATGAAGTTTATAACTGACTATGAATATGTGGTCATGTGTGTAGGATACTATGATTCATGCGACAGTTAAAAACAACAACTAACTAAGTTCCATTAAATGACCGTACATAGTCAGTGGAGAATCATTGAGAAATTTGCATTGAAGAAGGCAAAGGAGAAATTTAGAATTACAAAGCACGTCTaacatattttgcattgtcAAAGGTACAAAGCATCACTAGCATATCCCTTATAGTGAGTAGCCAAAAAATGAAAGACATCCAAGATCCACTGATTTTGGCATGATTTGATCTAAACAAATATTCATCTGAAGCAAGAGAACAAACGTTTAACGACATACCATAATACTTTAGTTGGAATCCGAAAGACAAATGCttccaaaaaagaagaacaatcaCGAATAGGATTAAGGACAACTTATATTCCAAGTAACTTTTATGGTCATATATCTTTGAAACTTATTTTCCGTATTCTAAAAGAACAGACATGTGATGAAGATTTGAGGATTTTTAAGAGTGTTGTCTATGTCTCTTACAAGGAAGCATGTTTGGTCAGAGGTCTTATTAGTTGTTGTCTAATAAGACTTCTAACTCTTGCAAGAAACGACTTatgtttagaaatatatatatataaaagtgaaGTACAAAAACACTTATGTGTTGggtcaatataaaaaaaaccccGAAATTAAGTAAATCGAATTCGGGTGAAAATAACCTGCAGCAATCTAAATAGGTTATCGGgttttctttatcaaaaaaaaaataaataaatcataaatattcaACGTGATCTCCAAACCAAACTTCAGCACTATTCTCCAAAATTTAACCCGCGGCgatcataaatattatatttatcatATCAAACCAAACTTCAGCGTGATTCAATGAAATATTTTGGTAAAATCATTTATGAACAAAGATATCAATCTTCAACAAATATCTTGATTACCAAACTGATCCTAAATTTAAGTCACATAATTGATTTCCAAATCAAAAATCTCATTAATTAGTTTCCTAAACTAACAAACctcatatattttgaatttaaagaaaataacataattgaGTGACCTATCTACGTCTACCAATAAATACAGCTTAGTCAAAGAAAGTTGAATCCATCATACCTTATACAGCTCATTAAGCTTATTAATCGTAATATTCATTATTCAGGACTTTcagtttatatattacaatgaAGTTTATAACTGAGAATAAATTTGTGGTCATGTGTTTAGAGTATTCTGATTCATGTGGAGGTTAAGAAATGACAACTAACTAAGTTCCACAGAGTGATCGTACATGGTCAATGGAGAATCATTGAGAATTTTGCATGGACGAAGGCAATGGGGAAATTCAGGGTTACAAACCACGACTAACATATATTGCATTGTCAAAGTTACTAAGCATCACTAACATATCACTTCTGTTCTTCTACCATTTTCAAAAAGTTTCACTTCTCCCTTAAGGTGAGTAGCCAAAAAATGAAAGACATCCAAGGGTACATCCAAGACAGCCAAAAAGTTTCACATCAGATGTTAGTTCTCTTTCTTTAGATGAATAGTTGGAATCCAAAAGGCAAATGCTtccaaagaagaaggagaaaaatcacaaataaaatGGAATCTTatatttcaagtaagttttatgGTCACATATCTTTAAAACttattttccattttctaaAAAGGACCAACATGTGATGAAGATTAGAGGACTTAGAGTGTTGTTGTCTATGACAACAAGGAAGCATGCTTGACCAGAGATCTTATTAGTTGTCTAATAAGACCTCTGACTCTTACAAGAAACGATTTGTATTTAGAAATCtctatatatgtaaaagaaaagtacaaaaaTGCTTACGGATCTGGTCAATTccagaaaaaaaacccaaaattaagtGAATCGAATTAGGGTGAAAATAACATGCGGCGATCTAAATGAGTTATTgggttttctttataaaaaaacataaataaatcataaaagttCAACGTGATCTTCAAACCAAACTTCAGCATCATTCTCCAAAATTAAACTCATAGTGATCAGATATATTCTCTTCAGCGTGATTCACTGAAAACATTTTCGAAAAATCAATTATGAACAAAGATATAAATCTTCAACAAATATCTTGATTACCAAACTGATCCTAAATTTGAGTCATGTAATTTATTTCCACTCTTTTAATTTTCCAGCTTCAAGATAGTTCTCTGGTTCTCCATCTATTGTTAGAGATAGTctgtgatgttcatatattttaccttgttttcccttagtttattcacaacttttgcatcttttgctatccatttaggccattattgtgtagctttaggactaatcatgcattagagtatagttgcattgcatttgcatcttttcatgcataaacaggtgattttggagcttaaggagcatggaagcaatgctgaggagaagtgaagcaatcctgaggagaaaacaagagagttaaggctgtagaatcaaggtccggagtccaactcgaccgcaccactcgaccaccactcgaccgtgtgctgaggaggactcgaccgagtggagaatgcacgagagaagccagctcgaccagccactcgaccgagcactggtcgagttgaccgagccgttgactactttgactttttgtatttttagggcttccacctcacctcctatataaggcccttgtacctgcagccaccaaagagtccagctttttagagagtctaaaacctagtttttaccttttttagattttattccttttgcactttcttttattttagattttgtacttgtttaagaaagaaagactagattcttgtattttgtttgtttcataactttcaaaatattaagatttcgagttttatttcttcatcaatattgtagatctctgtttcatctttctaatgatgcaagtttcaatattttctgggtttttgacatatttcaccatgtgttcttgtgagtagtttgcttaggaccttgaggatgggttaggctgggttgatcttgtggtttatttgatttggtcaagcttgattgttgtagatctcttctaggatagatgttcttaatgctgatcctatatctgagaaggtagggtttgatttcaagcatcttagcatcacaccaatgtctaaggagcatagataaggctagatctagagcttaccattaggcttgctaagagattagaagtcttgtttggtttgagatgtattgcttaatgcctgcttgtgtagattctttactttgtgagaacaagtctagaaatgcataggtttgattgtttcttgccatgagagtggattaaacatgtcttagaatagtatgtctagagatcagctcaaagtttgcttgagatttgttgaccaagttagataaccacaatgattagctcagcccatgaatccctcctcaaggccttctttgtttattgaaatcttagtctaaatatcattgcttgcttgttgtttgattagttttagcattgctctgtttttcttgtgttgctctgttttcacgtttaagtctagctcgaccacgtactcgacctacactcggtcgagtgctgctcgagttcatccccagaacttgtgtttttgatttgtgattgtcttgtttcattcctgtttcatttccattgcattcacgtagtttcctgttcattacttgtcttgcattagttcattagcatagtgtctatctctgttctagtttcattatagctttaatttgtctgttctgtttgcatttagtatcttgttctagttgtttttactttctgcatttcatatctcattttaggattgttagtgacaaacaatctttacaattggcttgacttagactcatatgcacatcttaattgttcacaatcactcagataggattgacacctcttatactgcaactgcataaggggaattgaaacaccctgacttctattcattccatacatcatcattccatacatcattcattcatacaccacaaagaaagtcagtttcaatttggcgccgttgcccatttgagtgtgttttgtgacatttaggatcattattagtctaagattaagttcgttttaaacacttgtgaagttactgaactggaatcttcctttgcttggctgttttgtgtttcaggtacccactcgaccacctactcgaccaccactcgaccgagctgtgatcgagcacttgatcgagccagaagccggatcaaattagccattacttcccagtcgactcgaccacccactcgagcctgcgctcgaccgtgtacctgttcgagtctgtagtagagtttgttgatgcacacaaggtcaaaaggcaaagatagtcttcaacagcctattgacaacatccacaggctacaaaagggtttgagacataagcaaggaagagtagttcaacaacaacaaggtcaagacatcatggagcaacaagctatccatgagcaaagaccaaggcacattggtgcaggagatgcacccaatacccacaaccaaagggctggaattgtgccaccttcagtagcaaacaataactttgagatcaagagtggattgatctcaatgatacaagcaaacaagtttcatgggttgccaatggaggatccactagatcaccttgatgagtttgacagaatatgtggactcactaagatcaatggagtgagtgaagatggattcaaattaaggctcttcccattttctcttggagacaaagctcacctttgggagaagactcttcctactggagctatcaccacatgggatgcatgcaagaaagcttttctggccaagttcttctccaatgcaaggactgctaggctgaggaatgagatttctgggtttgctcaaaggaataatgagagcttttgtgaagcttgggagaggtttaaaggattccaaactcagtgtcctcaccatggcttcagcaatgagtcacttctaagcaccttgtatagaggagtgcttcccaagataagaatgcttcttgatacagcctctaatggcaacttcctcaacaagaatgtggaagaaggatgggaattagttgagaatcttgctcaatctgatggcaattataatgaggactatgataggaccataaggagctcctcaactgatcaagaggacaagtataagaaggatttgaagatggtcaatgagaagcttgacaagatcctcctcagccaatccaagtccattcacttcattggtgaagaggaagctccagttcaagagggggagcctgaatttgctgagttgtgctacatgcagaaccagggaggattcaaaggctacaaccaaggaggtttcaagaacaacaatctctcttataggagcaccaatgtggccaaccctcaagaccaggtctatccacctcctcaacctcaacagcaacaaaactacatccccaagcaacaacaccaagtgttccagccccaattgtgtcccccaccagggtttcagactaaccaaggccaggaacaagacttaagagcaatgatgcaacagttgttgattgggcaaacacaaggcaagattgaggaagccaagcagtttgctgagttgaat is drawn from Camelina sativa cultivar DH55 chromosome 8, Cs, whole genome shotgun sequence and contains these coding sequences:
- the LOC104707028 gene encoding sm-like protein LSM4, whose product is MLPLSLLKTAQGHPMLVELKNGETYNGHLVNCDTWMNIHLREVICTSKDGDRFWRMPECYIRGNTIKYLRVPDAVIDKVQEEKTRTDRKPPGVGRGRGRGMEDGGARGRGRGTSMGKMGGNRGAGRGRG
- the LOC104707029 gene encoding uncharacterized protein LOC104707029 (The sequence of the model RefSeq protein was modified relative to this genomic sequence to represent the inferred CDS: added 3 bases not found in genome assembly), coding for MVNSYIPLRFTIFISFSIAASSSFKLHSASHAPSSLPKATADDLISVLGPSYAASSLNPIVSRDIKSCLKFLVPFKPDKPKPEFGRCSLRTGLCSGKIEAVEKRSKVEDENSLVWWPPEPILELARLAVDSGGDPGSIQRTLDPKVIPVPDVEQSRKNKCQLTRTPYGRQFIAEEVNSYFEFLFQLIESRGPSVGLNVSLSRYDLFHGHLFLASDTGRLGILFHAKEYPAYDKKVFPYNMGYCQRGSDVTYDDSMNLRNILWLAPLPSNSSPGWVAPGVLVVLDAHPDGIIYRDLIPKYVQFVRTIYEDDLGTTAVDVNYLNVGTTQEPDYQLFMC